Proteins encoded together in one Lachnospiraceae bacterium JLR.KK008 window:
- the sigG gene encoding RNA polymerase sporulation sigma factor SigG encodes MALNKVEICGVNTAKLPSLSNEQKTKLFKRIKEGDMEARNEYTEGNLRLVLSVIKRFSGSNENPDDLFQIGCIGLMKAIDNFNTELDVKFSTYAVPMIIGEIRRFLRDNNSIRVSRSLKDTAYKAIYAKENLMKKNLKEPTIMEIAEEIGIPKEDIVYALDAIQNPMSLYEPVYTDGGDTLYVMDQVSDKKNKEETWVEHLSLREAMKRLNERENEIITLRFFEGKTQMEVAQIIGISQAQVSRLEKNALKIMRNYLAG; translated from the coding sequence ATGGCGCTTAATAAGGTAGAAATCTGCGGAGTCAATACGGCGAAGCTCCCCTCTCTTTCCAACGAACAGAAGACAAAGCTATTCAAGCGGATCAAAGAAGGCGACATGGAAGCCAGAAACGAGTATACGGAAGGAAATCTGCGTCTCGTATTAAGCGTCATCAAGCGGTTTTCCGGAAGCAATGAAAATCCCGACGATCTGTTTCAGATCGGCTGCATCGGACTGATGAAGGCGATCGACAATTTTAACACAGAGCTCGATGTAAAATTCTCCACCTATGCGGTGCCAATGATTATCGGCGAGATCCGACGATTCCTCCGTGACAATAACAGTATCAGGGTCAGCCGGTCCCTGAAAGATACCGCTTACAAAGCTATTTATGCCAAGGAAAACCTGATGAAGAAAAATCTCAAGGAACCGACGATCATGGAGATCGCGGAGGAGATCGGCATCCCGAAAGAAGACATCGTCTATGCGCTCGATGCCATACAAAACCCCATGAGTCTCTACGAACCTGTCTACACGGACGGCGGCGATACCCTGTATGTGATGGATCAGGTCAGCGACAAGAAAAACAAAGAGGAGACATGGGTGGAGCATCTGTCTTTGCGGGAAGCGATGAAGCGGCTGAACGAGCGTGAAAACGAGATTATCACTCTCCGTTTTTTTGAAGGCAAGACACAGATGGAAGTGGCGCAGATCATCGGCATCTCCCAGGCCCAGGTT
- the sigE gene encoding RNA polymerase sporulation sigma factor SigE, producing MIFKVAIPGKIQFRMIRRDINILARKQGDIHYIGGSEVLPPPLEAMEEEEVISDLGTDGEQEAKATLIEHNLRLVVYIAKKFDNTGVGVEDLISIGTIGLIKSINTFNPGKNIKLATYASRCIENEILMYLRKNNKAKVEVSIDEPLNVDWDGNELLLSDILGTDEDVIYRDIENEVERKLLFKAVNKLSERERTIISLRFGLTTPDGEEMTQKEVASLLGISQSYISRLEKKIIKRLKREMAKEA from the coding sequence ATGATTTTCAAGGTGGCAATACCGGGTAAAATACAGTTTCGCATGATCAGGAGGGACATTAACATCCTCGCACGCAAACAGGGCGATATACACTATATCGGAGGTTCGGAAGTACTTCCGCCGCCTCTTGAGGCAATGGAGGAGGAAGAGGTCATCAGTGACCTGGGGACAGACGGGGAACAGGAGGCCAAGGCAACGCTGATCGAACACAATCTGCGTCTTGTCGTATACATAGCAAAGAAGTTTGACAATACGGGGGTGGGAGTGGAAGATCTGATCTCAATCGGAACGATCGGCCTGATCAAGTCGATCAACACCTTCAACCCCGGGAAAAATATCAAACTGGCAACTTACGCCTCCCGGTGCATTGAGAACGAAATCCTCATGTATCTGCGCAAAAATAATAAAGCTAAGGTCGAGGTATCAATCGATGAACCGCTGAATGTGGACTGGGATGGCAATGAGCTTCTCCTGTCGGACATTCTGGGGACGGACGAGGATGTCATTTACCGGGATATTGAGAATGAAGTGGAGCGAAAGCTGTTGTTTAAAGCGGTGAACAAGCTCTCGGAACGAGAGCGCACAATTATCAGTCTGCGCTTTGGCCTGACAACACCGGACGGGGAAGAAATGACACAAAAGGAAGTGGCATCGCTGCTGGGGATCTCACAGTCTTATATCTCCAGACTGGAAAAAAAGATCATCAAAAGGCTGAAACGAGAGATGGCAAAGGAGGCGTAG
- a CDS encoding sigma-E processing peptidase SpoIIGA: MKYQLYIDTFFLLNFFMDTLLLFLIRKILKCTATHFRIFLGGALGAGLACAITVIPLIPVWMKLLAGYGMISIGMVKISFPEMNFHMVCRAAICLYGFAFLLGGFLEFLTVQFPFFRKHGISLIGMCMACMVSYAVVSYLYGQWQRRKGGCLLPVKVRWRDREEMLQALLDTGNSLYEPIGSKPVSIVERETMERIFADDRPAVFRAIPYHSIGKAHGILEGYEITEMIIFGEHEKIKIEKPVVGLFDGKLSAEAAYQMILHPALTK; this comes from the coding sequence GTGAAATATCAATTATATATTGATACGTTCTTCCTGTTGAATTTCTTCATGGATACCCTGTTATTATTTCTCATCAGAAAGATTCTGAAGTGTACTGCCACGCATTTCAGGATATTTTTAGGCGGGGCGTTGGGGGCAGGACTGGCATGTGCCATCACAGTGATTCCGCTGATCCCCGTGTGGATGAAACTGCTGGCAGGATATGGAATGATCAGTATAGGCATGGTTAAGATCAGTTTTCCGGAAATGAATTTTCATATGGTATGCAGAGCCGCAATCTGTCTGTACGGGTTTGCGTTTCTGCTTGGCGGCTTTCTGGAATTTTTGACGGTGCAGTTTCCGTTTTTCAGGAAACACGGAATCAGTCTGATCGGGATGTGTATGGCTTGTATGGTCAGTTATGCGGTCGTCAGCTACTTATACGGACAATGGCAGAGACGCAAAGGCGGCTGCCTGCTGCCTGTCAAAGTCAGATGGCGGGACAGGGAGGAGATGCTTCAGGCGCTGCTCGATACGGGCAACAGTCTGTATGAGCCGATTGGCAGTAAGCCCGTATCGATTGTGGAAAGGGAGACGATGGAACGGATCTTTGCGGACGACAGACCGGCTGTTTTCAGAGCCATTCCCTATCACAGTATCGGGAAAGCGCACGGAATACTGGAGGGCTATGAAATCACAGAGATGATCATTTTCGGGGAACATGAAAAAATAAAGATAGAGAAGCCGGTAGTGGGATTGTTTGACGGAAAACTGTCAGCAGAGGCGGCGTATCAGATGATATTACATCCCGCATTAACAAAATAG
- a CDS encoding FtsW/RodA/SpoVE family cell cycle protein, translating into MEDFIHTLLEQIRCRKAWPMIEREIRDHIEEQIADNVAQGMTVKAAEQAAIADMGSPVEAGISLDRVHRPRVAWPVIALMVLIGAAGIVVHFLIGGQESLSFLRYSLLGFVLMIFTYCLDYSVIGRYAKGLALLFLVLMLAAVYSGVGTTNGMFSHLGMGTVRAAFFALMQLYVPLYGAVVYQYHGTGYGGIARSVLWMLVPVWTAFRLPCLSLAVILFVSMALVLSVAIGKQWFLVPGKKVLLWSWLGIFLLPASWLSAAYVFGWLEIYQIARLRAFFSNSGDANYLTSQLREILAGSRLLGGSGVDFAGCLPNFNREYIIVSLASGCGLLAVAAVCCLLAVLTAGMFSISMRQKNQLGMIMGCGCSIVFLTNISLNLLENAGLLPVSQTFLPFFSAGGSGILVCYSLTGMILSIYKYKNIYPKHIDARFSLLKLRTDVEV; encoded by the coding sequence ATGGAAGATTTTATTCATACATTACTGGAGCAGATACGCTGTAGAAAAGCATGGCCGATGATAGAGCGGGAGATCAGAGATCATATTGAGGAGCAGATTGCAGACAACGTCGCGCAGGGGATGACAGTGAAAGCGGCGGAACAGGCGGCGATCGCGGATATGGGAAGTCCGGTGGAGGCCGGTATCTCTCTGGACCGGGTCCACAGACCCCGGGTCGCATGGCCGGTGATCGCGCTGATGGTTTTGATCGGTGCCGCTGGTATTGTCGTGCATTTTCTGATTGGCGGCCAGGAGAGCCTGTCTTTTCTCCGGTATTCTCTTCTGGGATTTGTGCTGATGATTTTTACTTACTGCCTTGATTACAGTGTGATTGGCAGGTATGCGAAGGGGTTGGCCCTGCTTTTTCTGGTGCTGATGCTTGCCGCTGTTTACAGCGGCGTCGGGACGACCAATGGTATGTTCTCGCATTTGGGGATGGGGACGGTACGCGCCGCGTTTTTTGCCCTGATGCAGCTCTATGTGCCGCTGTACGGCGCTGTTGTGTACCAATATCACGGGACAGGATATGGAGGAATTGCCAGATCGGTCCTGTGGATGCTCGTACCTGTCTGGACTGCGTTCCGTCTGCCCTGTCTGAGTCTGGCGGTGATCCTGTTTGTCTCCATGGCGCTTGTGTTGTCCGTGGCCATTGGCAAACAGTGGTTTCTTGTTCCGGGGAAAAAGGTGCTGCTGTGGTCCTGGCTTGGCATTTTCCTGCTTCCTGCTTCCTGGCTGAGCGCCGCATATGTGTTCGGGTGGCTGGAGATCTATCAGATTGCAAGGCTGCGCGCTTTCTTTTCGAATAGCGGGGACGCCAATTATCTTACATCACAGCTGCGGGAAATTCTGGCAGGCAGCCGTCTGCTCGGGGGAAGCGGCGTGGATTTTGCCGGCTGTCTGCCGAATTTTAACAGGGAGTATATTATCGTCTCTCTGGCTTCGGGCTGTGGACTGCTGGCGGTGGCCGCAGTCTGCTGCCTGCTGGCCGTACTGACAGCTGGCATGTTCTCTATCTCGATGCGGCAGAAGAACCAGCTTGGTATGATCATGGGCTGTGGCTGCAGTATCGTTTTTCTGACCAATATTTCTCTTAATCTTCTGGAAAATGCCGGACTGCTCCCTGTTTCGCAGACATTTCTGCCGTTTTTCTCGGCCGGAGGGAGCGGCATCCTGGTCTGCTACAGTCTGACAGGTATGATACTCAGCATATATAAATACAAAAATATATATCCGAAACATATCGACGCCAGGTTCTCTCTGCTTAAGCTCCGAACTGATGTTGAGGTGTAA
- a CDS encoding PadR family transcriptional regulator, whose product MATDRSFLSGNMTMLLLKLLSEKDMYGYEMIDTLRQRSRNVFELKAGTLYPLLHGMEDKGLLVSYEKECGGKTRKYYSITKQGRVHLGQKTGEWQQYCTAVSDVLALEG is encoded by the coding sequence ATGGCGACAGACAGATCGTTCCTGTCGGGGAACATGACGATGCTGTTGTTAAAACTACTGTCGGAGAAAGATATGTACGGGTATGAGATGATCGATACACTGCGTCAGCGTTCGCGCAATGTCTTTGAGCTGAAGGCGGGGACTTTGTATCCACTTCTGCATGGAATGGAAGACAAGGGGCTGCTTGTCTCCTACGAAAAGGAATGCGGGGGTAAGACGAGAAAGTACTACAGCATTACGAAACAGGGCAGAGTGCATCTCGGTCAGAAGACAGGAGAGTGGCAGCAATACTGTACGGCCGTTTCCGATGTGCTGGCGTTGGAGGGATAG